One region of Bradyrhizobium betae genomic DNA includes:
- a CDS encoding ABC transporter ATP-binding protein, producing the protein MSSIISVANLSKTYGSGFKALKNVNLDIKRGEIFALLGPNGAGKTTLISIICGIANPSEGRVLVSGEDIQTSYRKARSLIGLVPQELHTDAFESVWATVSFSRGLFGKPKNPAHIEKVLKDLSLWDKKDNKIITLSGGMKRRVMIAKALSHEPQILFLDEPTAGVDVELRKGMWEVVRTLQQSGVTIILTTHYIEEAEEMADRIGIINKGEIVLVEDKATLMQKLGKKRLTLHLQNKITSLPADLAHYELDLSENGATLVYDYDTKGDRTGITSLLSDLRNAGIRFNDLDTTQSSLEDIFVDLVRTS; encoded by the coding sequence ATGTCCTCCATCATTTCCGTCGCCAATCTGTCGAAGACCTATGGGTCCGGCTTCAAGGCGCTCAAAAACGTCAATCTCGATATCAAGCGCGGCGAGATCTTTGCGCTGCTCGGCCCGAACGGCGCCGGCAAGACCACGCTGATCTCGATCATCTGTGGTATCGCCAATCCGAGCGAGGGCCGTGTCCTCGTCAGCGGCGAGGACATCCAGACCTCCTACCGCAAGGCGCGGTCGCTGATCGGGCTGGTGCCGCAGGAATTGCACACCGACGCCTTCGAGAGCGTGTGGGCGACCGTGAGCTTCTCCCGCGGCCTGTTCGGCAAGCCGAAGAACCCAGCTCACATCGAGAAGGTACTCAAGGACCTCTCGCTCTGGGACAAGAAGGACAACAAGATCATCACGCTTTCCGGCGGCATGAAGCGCCGCGTGATGATCGCCAAAGCGCTGTCGCACGAGCCGCAGATCCTGTTCCTGGACGAGCCGACCGCCGGCGTCGACGTCGAGCTGCGCAAGGGCATGTGGGAGGTGGTGCGCACGCTGCAGCAATCCGGCGTCACCATCATCCTCACCACACACTACATCGAGGAAGCCGAGGAGATGGCCGACCGCATCGGCATCATCAACAAGGGCGAGATCGTGCTGGTCGAGGACAAGGCGACCTTGATGCAGAAGCTCGGCAAGAAGCGGCTGACGCTGCACTTGCAGAACAAGATCACCTCGCTCCCCGCCGACCTCGCCCATTACGAGCTCGACCTCTCCGAGAATGGCGCGACGCTGGTCTACGACTACGACACCAAGGGCGATCGCACCGGCATCACCAGCCTGCTCAGCGACCTGCGCAACGCCGGCATCCGCTTCAACGATCTCGACACGACCCAATCGTCGCTCGAGGACATCTTCGTCGACCTCGTGAGGACGTCATGA
- a CDS encoding Hsp20/alpha crystallin family protein, giving the protein MANETKLPVTRKTLEPVSAQDAWRPLEALRKEVDRLFEDFSGDDFWRRPFRSLAGIERKLTKQFSAAPAVDVSESDKAYEITVELPGMDEKDIEVNVANGALTIKGEKKEEKEEKQKDYYVSERRYGSFERYFGLPDGVDAGKIEAAFKNGVLKVTLPKTAEAQKPAKKIEVKAA; this is encoded by the coding sequence ATGGCCAATGAAACCAAACTCCCCGTCACCAGGAAAACGCTCGAACCGGTTTCAGCGCAGGACGCCTGGAGGCCGCTTGAGGCACTGCGCAAGGAAGTCGACCGGCTGTTTGAGGATTTCTCCGGCGATGATTTCTGGCGCCGGCCCTTCCGCTCGCTCGCCGGGATCGAGAGGAAATTGACGAAGCAATTTTCGGCAGCGCCGGCGGTCGACGTGTCCGAGAGCGACAAGGCCTATGAGATCACGGTCGAACTGCCCGGCATGGACGAAAAGGACATCGAGGTGAATGTCGCCAACGGCGCACTGACCATCAAAGGCGAAAAGAAGGAAGAGAAGGAGGAGAAACAAAAGGACTATTACGTCTCCGAGCGCCGCTATGGTTCGTTCGAACGCTATTTCGGGCTGCCCGATGGCGTCGATGCCGGCAAGATCGAAGCCGCGTTCAAGAACGGTGTGCTCAAGGTGACGTTGCCGAAGACGGCGGAAGCGCAGAAGCCCGCCAAGAAGATCGAAGTGAAGGCGGCCTGA
- a CDS encoding aspartate dehydrogenase → MTDRKASSELRVAIAGLGSIGTKVATALDQGIEGLTLSAVAVRDPAKHQAFLESLSRPPQILPIDQLGEAADIVVECAPSSQLRAIVEPAVKRGRAAVVVSVGGLLDNFDLVDLARANGGRIIVPTGALIGLDAVNAAAVGTIHSVNMITRKPIDGLKGAPFIVENKIDIDNLREPLKLFEGSAREAAKGFPANVNVAVALSLAGIGPDRTRIQVWADPTVTRNVHRIEVEADSARFSMGIENIPSENPKTGIITALSVIALLRKQRATLCVGT, encoded by the coding sequence ATGACGGATCGGAAAGCTTCGAGCGAATTGCGGGTGGCTATCGCGGGACTGGGCTCGATCGGCACAAAGGTCGCGACCGCGCTCGATCAGGGCATCGAAGGGCTGACGCTGTCGGCTGTCGCCGTGCGCGATCCCGCAAAGCATCAGGCTTTCCTCGAGAGCCTTAGCCGCCCGCCGCAGATCCTGCCGATCGACCAGCTTGGCGAGGCCGCCGACATCGTGGTCGAGTGCGCGCCGAGCAGTCAGCTCCGCGCGATCGTCGAGCCGGCGGTGAAACGCGGCAGGGCCGCGGTCGTCGTCAGCGTCGGCGGACTGCTCGACAATTTCGATCTCGTCGATCTCGCCCGCGCCAATGGCGGCCGCATCATCGTGCCGACCGGTGCGCTGATCGGGCTTGACGCGGTCAACGCCGCCGCCGTCGGCACCATTCATTCCGTCAACATGATCACGCGCAAGCCGATCGACGGCCTGAAGGGTGCACCGTTCATCGTCGAGAACAAGATCGACATCGACAATCTGCGCGAGCCTCTGAAACTGTTCGAGGGCAGCGCGCGCGAGGCGGCGAAGGGCTTTCCGGCCAACGTCAATGTCGCTGTTGCGCTGTCGCTGGCTGGCATCGGGCCCGATCGCACCCGGATTCAGGTTTGGGCCGACCCGACCGTGACGCGCAACGTTCACCGCATCGAGGTCGAGGCGGATTCGGCGCGCTTCTCGATGGGCATCGAGAACATCCCGTCCGAAAATCCCAAGACCGGGATCATCACCGCGCTGTCCGTGATCGCGCTGCTGCGTAAGCAGCGCGCCACGCTGTGCGTCGGGACGTAG
- a CDS encoding Hsp20 family protein, with amino-acid sequence MRTYDFSPLWRSTIGFDRLFDLAETAQRAGEDNYPPYNIERVSEDRYQISLAIAGFSPDEVSVTAEQNAVIVEGHRAEKAEREYLYRGISARPFKRQFNLADYVQVRSATFENGLLKIELIREIPEAMKPRRIAINGAPSGTVHQLEGKAA; translated from the coding sequence ATGCGCACTTACGACTTTTCTCCCCTTTGGCGTTCGACCATTGGTTTCGATCGCCTGTTCGACCTCGCGGAGACGGCACAGCGTGCCGGCGAGGACAATTATCCCCCCTACAACATCGAACGCGTCAGCGAGGATCGCTACCAGATTTCGCTCGCGATCGCGGGCTTTTCACCCGACGAGGTCTCGGTGACGGCCGAGCAGAACGCGGTGATCGTCGAGGGCCACAGGGCGGAAAAGGCCGAACGCGAATATCTCTACCGGGGCATCTCCGCGCGGCCCTTCAAGCGGCAGTTCAACCTGGCCGACTATGTTCAGGTGCGGAGTGCCACGTTCGAGAACGGTCTGCTCAAGATCGAACTGATCCGGGAAATCCCTGAAGCCATGAAACCGCGGCGAATTGCCATCAATGGCGCGCCGTCCGGCACCGTGCATCAACTCGAGGGCAAGGCTGCCTGA
- a CDS encoding zinc-binding metallopeptidase family protein: MKLFQCPSCRQPVSFEHTACANCGTQLVFDPSCINLTKLAFNQSCRNREIIGCNWCVKGADWYCDSCRLTRTIPHLGSTRNIMLWRRVEEAKRRLLYDLRRLGLPLVSRGGDRVAFDILSDEVNPILTGHLSGVITLNLAEADDVEREARRMAFREPYRTLLGHFRHEIGHFYWDLLVNSTTFQAPFKLIFGDETQNYQAAISSYYGRTDRSYDRSGFISEYATAHPWEDWAETFAHFLHILSTLDSLAGLPLSLDERARQTLTDPYLKSDFEALLALWSPLSRGLNELNRSLGMNDAYPFDISPAVKGKLHLVHMAIVAFREQQKLAA, translated from the coding sequence GTGAAGCTATTCCAATGTCCGTCGTGCCGGCAGCCAGTCTCGTTCGAGCACACCGCGTGCGCGAACTGCGGCACCCAGTTGGTGTTCGATCCGTCGTGCATCAACCTGACCAAACTCGCATTCAATCAGTCGTGCCGTAACCGCGAGATCATCGGCTGCAATTGGTGTGTCAAGGGCGCGGATTGGTACTGCGACTCCTGTCGCCTCACGCGCACCATCCCGCATCTCGGCAGCACCAGGAATATCATGCTCTGGCGGCGAGTGGAGGAAGCCAAGCGCCGTCTTCTCTATGATCTTCGTCGCCTCGGACTGCCGCTCGTATCCCGCGGCGGTGACCGTGTGGCATTCGACATTCTCTCCGACGAGGTCAATCCGATCCTGACGGGGCATCTGTCGGGCGTCATCACGCTCAACCTCGCGGAAGCGGACGATGTCGAGCGCGAGGCCCGCCGTATGGCGTTCCGGGAGCCGTACCGCACCCTGCTCGGGCATTTCCGACACGAGATCGGCCACTTCTACTGGGACCTGCTGGTCAACAGCACGACATTCCAGGCGCCGTTCAAGCTGATCTTCGGCGACGAGACGCAGAACTATCAAGCGGCGATCAGCAGCTATTACGGCCGCACCGATCGTTCATACGACCGGAGCGGCTTCATCAGCGAATATGCCACCGCCCACCCCTGGGAGGATTGGGCGGAAACGTTTGCGCATTTTCTCCACATCCTGTCGACGCTGGACTCGCTGGCGGGTCTGCCGTTGTCCCTCGATGAACGCGCCCGGCAGACCCTGACGGATCCCTATCTGAAGAGCGACTTCGAGGCGCTGCTGGCGTTGTGGAGCCCGCTCTCACGCGGCCTCAACGAGCTCAACCGCTCGCTCGGGATGAACGATGCCTATCCGTTCGACATATCGCCGGCGGTGAAGGGCAAGCTGCACCTCGTGCACATGGCGATCGTCGCGTTCCGCGAGCAGCAGAAGCTGGCGGCGTAA
- a CDS encoding LysM peptidoglycan-binding domain-containing protein, with amino-acid sequence MLDPRRIVVLAAVALLALGTGSADASPAKSKRAALATIAPPPPAPVEPLPPPKIYLFRGAMGPIFSTGMDRLEEKLTQAGFSANVYEFTICRWIGDRAIASYKETPAPIVLIGHSMGGLCSIVISEMAAKENVPISLVIAIDPAHATGDVPLNVERFINIFLSDSVLGGGDVVAVPGFRGHYASYDLKENSRVSHINIEKSDDIHRQIVDMVTQLPRIPVQTQADAVPLRYLVPGNTLVELWDSGVRLPVRTGDTMASIAAANRVPLWTLAQSNSLAEDAPLTPGQTIIVPRHLTPPEPVAAMAAPAPQGRR; translated from the coding sequence ATGCTTGATCCAAGGCGAATTGTCGTGCTGGCAGCGGTTGCGCTGCTTGCCCTGGGCACCGGCTCGGCCGATGCTTCACCCGCCAAGTCGAAGCGCGCAGCGTTGGCGACCATCGCGCCGCCGCCTCCCGCTCCCGTCGAGCCCCTGCCGCCACCGAAAATCTACCTGTTCCGCGGCGCCATGGGGCCGATCTTCTCGACCGGCATGGACCGGCTGGAAGAGAAGCTGACGCAGGCCGGCTTCTCGGCCAACGTCTACGAATTCACCATCTGCCGATGGATCGGCGATCGTGCCATCGCGAGCTACAAGGAAACACCGGCACCGATCGTACTGATCGGCCATTCCATGGGCGGTCTGTGCTCGATCGTGATCTCCGAGATGGCGGCCAAGGAGAACGTCCCGATCAGCCTCGTCATCGCCATCGATCCCGCGCATGCGACCGGCGACGTACCGCTCAATGTCGAGCGCTTCATCAACATCTTCCTGTCCGACAGCGTGCTCGGCGGCGGCGACGTCGTGGCCGTGCCCGGCTTTCGCGGCCATTACGCGAGCTACGACCTCAAGGAAAACAGCCGCGTCTCGCACATCAACATCGAGAAGTCCGACGATATCCATCGCCAGATCGTCGACATGGTGACCCAGTTGCCGCGCATTCCCGTGCAGACCCAGGCCGATGCGGTGCCGCTGCGCTACCTCGTGCCCGGAAATACGCTGGTCGAGCTGTGGGACAGCGGCGTGCGGCTGCCCGTGCGCACCGGCGACACCATGGCGAGCATCGCCGCCGCCAATCGCGTGCCGCTGTGGACGCTCGCGCAGAGCAATTCACTGGCGGAGGATGCGCCACTCACCCCCGGCCAGACTATCATCGTCCCGCGCCATCTGACGCCGCCCGAGCCGGTGGCTGCGATGGCGGCGCCCGCGCCTCAGGGGCGGCGGTAA
- a CDS encoding tartrate dehydrogenase, whose product MRTHSIAAIPADGIGPEVISAGVRVLEALAKRSGDLSFTIKTFDWGSDYYKKHGVMMPADGLAELKKFDAIYFGAVGAPDVPDHITLWGLRLPICQGFDQYANVRPTKILPGVASPLRNVGVGDLDWVIVRENSEGEYAGMGGRAHRGLPEEVGTEVAVFTRVGVTRIMRYAFKLAQSRPRKFLTVVTKSNAQRHGMVMWDEIAAEVAAEFPDVTWDKMLVDAMTVRMTLHPKSLDTIVATNLHADILSDLAGALAGSLGVAPTGNIDPERRFPSMFEPIHGSAFDITGKGIANPVATFWTGAQMLEHLGEKDAAARLMAAVERVCAAGVLTPDVGGKATTKEVTDAVVDAIQGSNV is encoded by the coding sequence ATGCGCACCCATTCGATCGCAGCGATCCCCGCCGACGGCATCGGGCCCGAAGTCATTTCGGCCGGCGTGCGCGTGCTGGAGGCGCTGGCAAAGCGCAGCGGCGACCTTTCCTTCACCATCAAGACGTTCGACTGGGGATCAGACTATTACAAGAAGCACGGCGTGATGATGCCGGCGGACGGTCTCGCGGAATTGAAGAAGTTCGACGCGATCTATTTCGGCGCGGTCGGCGCCCCTGATGTCCCCGACCACATCACGCTGTGGGGCCTGCGCCTGCCGATCTGCCAGGGCTTTGACCAATACGCCAATGTGCGGCCGACCAAGATCCTGCCCGGCGTCGCCTCGCCGCTGCGCAACGTCGGCGTCGGTGACCTCGACTGGGTGATCGTGCGCGAGAACTCGGAGGGCGAATATGCCGGCATGGGCGGCCGGGCACACAGGGGCCTCCCCGAGGAGGTCGGCACCGAGGTCGCGGTGTTTACCCGCGTCGGCGTCACGCGGATCATGCGCTATGCGTTCAAGCTCGCGCAATCGCGTCCGCGCAAGTTCCTCACCGTGGTGACCAAGTCGAACGCGCAGCGCCATGGCATGGTGATGTGGGACGAGATCGCCGCCGAGGTCGCGGCCGAATTCCCTGACGTGACCTGGGACAAGATGCTGGTCGACGCCATGACCGTGCGCATGACACTGCATCCGAAGAGCCTCGACACCATCGTCGCGACCAACCTCCACGCCGACATCCTCTCCGATCTCGCCGGCGCGCTGGCGGGAAGCCTCGGCGTCGCCCCGACCGGCAACATCGATCCAGAACGCCGCTTCCCCTCGATGTTCGAGCCGATCCACGGCTCGGCCTTCGACATCACCGGCAAGGGCATCGCCAACCCGGTCGCAACGTTCTGGACCGGCGCGCAGATGCTCGAGCATCTCGGCGAGAAGGATGCCGCAGCGCGGCTGATGGCAGCGGTCGAGCGCGTCTGCGCGGCCGGCGTGCTGACGCCCGATGTCGGCGGCAAGGCGACGACGAAGGAAGTGACGGATGCCGTGGTCGACGCGATCCAGGGATCTAACGTCTGA
- a CDS encoding L,D-transpeptidase, which translates to MRFQMRSYFIAFASLMLLSAGTAQAKVEITVDKDNQQMTVAVDGVARYHWPVSTGIPSRETPNGAFRTFRMEEDHYSKEFDDAPMPHAIFFTKVGHAIHGTDSVGRLGSPASHGCVRLSRQNASTLYALVQQQGVLNTTVTLTGSSQVALARNPRGRTNNAVARAPQPAEEQYATTTDPVNLAPPAQPARRYMPQDDNYIYPADGSDTGARYPAPRGNRPLYDAQVYQQQQQPQQQYYNQGYGQQGSYYQPQPRQVYQPRGYYYQN; encoded by the coding sequence ATGCGTTTCCAGATGCGTTCCTATTTCATCGCTTTTGCCTCATTGATGCTTCTGAGCGCCGGCACCGCGCAGGCCAAGGTCGAGATCACCGTCGACAAGGACAATCAGCAGATGACCGTCGCCGTCGACGGCGTCGCGCGCTATCACTGGCCGGTGTCAACCGGCATCCCCTCGCGCGAAACGCCGAACGGCGCGTTCCGAACCTTCCGCATGGAAGAGGATCACTACTCCAAGGAATTCGACGACGCGCCGATGCCGCACGCGATCTTCTTCACCAAGGTCGGGCACGCCATCCACGGCACCGACTCGGTCGGCCGGCTCGGCTCACCCGCCTCGCACGGCTGCGTGCGGCTGTCGCGCCAGAATGCCTCGACGCTCTATGCGCTGGTGCAGCAGCAGGGCGTGCTCAACACCACGGTGACGCTGACCGGCTCGTCGCAGGTGGCGCTGGCCCGAAATCCGCGCGGCCGAACCAACAACGCGGTCGCCCGCGCCCCGCAACCGGCCGAAGAGCAGTACGCCACCACGACCGATCCCGTGAACCTGGCACCGCCGGCGCAGCCCGCCCGCCGCTACATGCCGCAGGACGACAACTACATCTATCCGGCCGACGGTAGCGACACCGGCGCGCGCTATCCCGCGCCGCGCGGCAACCGCCCGCTCTATGACGCGCAGGTCTATCAACAGCAGCAACAGCCGCAGCAGCAATATTACAATCAGGGCTACGGCCAGCAGGGCTCGTACTATCAGCCGCAGCCCCGGCAGGTTTATCAGCCGCGCGGCTATTACTACCAGAATTGA
- a CDS encoding PRC-barrel domain-containing protein, translating to MKKLALACTLAIAAATAAHAATTTVKSAPAESWTVTNYYKQAVYDPKESKIGDIDDVLVDKSGKITGLVLGVGGFLGAGEKDVIIPFSAVKTAKKNDKWWLTIDETKDTLKEAPGFKYDKASTTWVPEKK from the coding sequence ATGAAGAAACTGGCATTGGCATGTACTCTCGCGATTGCCGCCGCTACCGCCGCGCATGCAGCAACCACCACGGTGAAATCGGCGCCGGCGGAAAGCTGGACGGTGACCAACTACTACAAGCAGGCCGTCTACGATCCCAAGGAAAGCAAGATCGGCGACATCGACGACGTGCTGGTCGACAAGTCCGGCAAGATCACCGGGCTGGTCCTCGGCGTCGGAGGTTTTCTCGGCGCCGGTGAAAAGGACGTCATCATTCCCTTCAGCGCGGTCAAGACCGCCAAGAAGAACGACAAATGGTGGCTGACGATCGACGAGACCAAGGACACGCTCAAGGAGGCCCCCGGCTTCAAGTACGACAAGGCGAGCACGACCTGGGTGCCCGAGAAGAAGTAA
- a CDS encoding ABC transporter permease, which produces MNYRAVRAIYLFEMARTWRTVLQSIVSPVVSTSLYFVVFGAAIGSRISQVEGVSYGTFIVPGLIMLSVLTQSIANASFGIYFPKFTGTIYEILSAPISYVEIVLGYVGAAATKSIILGLIILATAGLFVPLHIHHPVWMLTFLVLTAVTFSLFGFVIGIWADGFEKLQMIPMLVVTPLTFLGGSFYSIDMLPPTWRTVALLNPVVYLISGFRWSFYEIADVSFAVSIGMTLAFLLICLAVIWWIFRTGYRLKN; this is translated from the coding sequence ATGAACTATCGCGCTGTCCGCGCCATCTATCTGTTCGAAATGGCACGCACCTGGCGCACGGTGCTGCAAAGCATCGTCTCGCCGGTCGTCTCGACCTCGCTCTATTTCGTGGTGTTCGGCGCCGCGATCGGCTCGCGCATCAGCCAGGTCGAGGGCGTCAGCTACGGCACCTTCATCGTGCCGGGGCTGATCATGCTCTCGGTGCTGACGCAGAGCATCGCCAACGCGTCGTTCGGCATCTACTTTCCGAAGTTCACCGGTACGATCTACGAGATTCTCTCCGCGCCGATCTCCTATGTCGAGATCGTGCTGGGCTATGTCGGCGCCGCCGCGACCAAGTCGATCATTCTGGGCCTCATCATCCTGGCAACGGCCGGCCTGTTCGTGCCGCTGCACATCCATCACCCGGTCTGGATGCTGACCTTCCTGGTGCTGACGGCGGTGACGTTCAGCCTGTTCGGCTTCGTCATCGGCATCTGGGCCGACGGGTTCGAAAAGCTCCAGATGATCCCGATGCTGGTGGTGACGCCGCTGACGTTCCTCGGCGGCAGCTTCTATTCCATCGACATGCTGCCGCCGACCTGGCGCACGGTGGCGCTGCTCAACCCGGTCGTCTATCTGATCTCCGGCTTCCGCTGGAGCTTCTACGAGATCGCGGATGTCAGCTTCGCCGTCAGCATCGGCATGACGCTGGCGTTCCTGCTGATCTGCCTCGCCGTGATCTGGTGGATTTTTAGGACCGGGTATCGGCTGAAGAATTGA
- a CDS encoding LysR family transcriptional regulator has translation MELHQLRCFVAAAEQLHFGHAAQQLKMLPSALGRQIRLLEEDLGTRLFARTTRAVSLTEDGTTLLRDARAILAKVEAVESNLRNRSRAGAARRLRIGAIDSAAAGLLPPLLRDFRDSHPEIAVQLLEDKTVRLLPKILTGALDLAFVRPPDSADKRLEFRDLLRETAIVAFPQRHALAARKSVTLAQIAEEAMLVPDRRSRPHSHDLTVKLFEQAGLTPRIVQVADEKQTIIHLVATNLGVAIVPRWTTRMAVPGVRFVPLRPKQSGPVGRLPLAAAWLRGSRDPARDAILAVLEARLRSYAREA, from the coding sequence ATGGAATTGCATCAGCTCAGATGCTTCGTGGCGGCGGCCGAGCAGTTGCATTTCGGCCATGCGGCGCAGCAGCTCAAGATGCTGCCCTCCGCGCTCGGGCGCCAGATCAGGCTGCTCGAGGAAGATCTGGGCACGAGGCTGTTTGCGCGGACGACGCGGGCGGTGTCGCTCACCGAAGACGGCACGACGCTGCTGCGCGATGCACGCGCCATCCTCGCCAAGGTCGAGGCCGTCGAGAGCAATCTGCGCAATCGCTCGCGCGCAGGCGCGGCGCGACGGCTGCGGATCGGCGCCATCGACAGCGCGGCAGCCGGCCTGTTGCCGCCATTGCTGCGCGATTTCCGCGACAGCCATCCCGAGATCGCGGTGCAGCTCCTCGAAGACAAGACTGTCCGGCTGCTGCCGAAGATCCTGACCGGCGCGCTCGATCTCGCTTTCGTCCGCCCGCCCGACAGCGCGGACAAGCGGCTCGAATTCCGCGATCTGCTCCGGGAGACCGCGATCGTGGCGTTCCCGCAGCGGCACGCGCTCGCCGCACGCAAGTCGGTCACGCTGGCGCAGATCGCCGAGGAGGCGATGCTGGTGCCCGATCGCCGCTCGCGGCCGCACAGCCACGACCTCACCGTCAAATTGTTCGAGCAGGCCGGCCTCACGCCCCGCATCGTGCAGGTCGCCGACGAGAAGCAGACCATCATTCACCTGGTGGCAACGAACCTCGGCGTCGCGATCGTGCCGCGCTGGACGACGCGGATGGCGGTGCCGGGCGTGCGCTTCGTGCCGCTCCGGCCGAAGCAGAGCGGTCCCGTCGGACGGTTGCCGCTTGCGGCGGCCTGGCTGCGCGGCTCGCGCGATCCGGCTCGCGACGCGATCCTGGCGGTGCTCGAAGCGCGCCTGCGCAGCTATGCGCGCGAGGCCTGA
- a CDS encoding MFS transporter, protein MTSGIQARVLRKITWRIVPFIMLLYFVAFIDRVNIGFASLTMNKDIGLSSTVYGFGAGIFFWGYFLFEVPSNIILHKIGARIWIARVMITWGLVSAAMAFVQGATSFYILRFLLGVAEAGFFPGIILYLSYWFPARQRAVVTALFMAAAPLSTVLGSPISGALLEMEGLFGFKGWQWLFVLEALPAVLLGFVVLGFLTDRPEKAKWLAEDERRWLVETMNVETTSKAATASHSIWRGLADPRVLALSLIYFGTSAGLYTLGVWAPQIIKQFGLSSLQVGFLNALPATAAVVAMILWARHSDRTGERTWHVVWACLIAAAGLAYAGLATGVVAVLVALALVNIGISSAKPPLWSMPTLFLSGPAAAAGIATINSIGNLGGFVGPAIIGWIKDQTGSFVGGLYFVAGLLVLSAVLTLLLSRAQTAPAEPVPQPH, encoded by the coding sequence ATGACGAGCGGGATTCAGGCGCGCGTGCTGCGCAAGATCACCTGGCGCATCGTTCCCTTCATCATGCTGCTGTACTTCGTGGCCTTCATCGACCGCGTCAATATCGGCTTCGCCTCGCTGACGATGAACAAGGACATCGGCCTGTCGTCGACCGTTTACGGGTTCGGCGCCGGCATCTTCTTCTGGGGCTATTTCCTGTTCGAGGTGCCCTCGAACATCATCCTGCACAAGATCGGCGCGCGGATCTGGATCGCCCGGGTGATGATCACCTGGGGTCTCGTCTCCGCCGCGATGGCCTTCGTGCAGGGTGCGACCAGCTTCTACATCCTGCGCTTCCTGCTCGGCGTCGCCGAAGCCGGATTCTTTCCCGGCATCATCCTGTACCTCTCCTACTGGTTCCCGGCCCGCCAGCGCGCCGTCGTGACCGCGCTATTCATGGCGGCCGCTCCGCTGTCGACCGTGCTCGGGTCGCCGATTTCGGGCGCGCTGCTGGAGATGGAAGGCCTGTTCGGCTTCAAGGGCTGGCAATGGCTGTTCGTGCTGGAGGCGCTGCCCGCCGTGCTGCTCGGCTTCGTCGTGCTGGGCTTCCTGACCGACCGCCCAGAGAAGGCGAAATGGCTCGCGGAGGACGAGCGCCGCTGGCTGGTCGAGACCATGAATGTCGAGACCACCAGCAAGGCCGCGACCGCCAGCCACAGCATCTGGCGCGGGCTCGCCGATCCGCGCGTGCTGGCGCTGTCGCTGATCTATTTCGGCACCTCGGCCGGCCTCTATACGCTCGGCGTCTGGGCGCCGCAGATCATCAAGCAGTTCGGCCTGTCCTCGCTCCAGGTCGGCTTCCTCAATGCGCTGCCGGCCACCGCCGCCGTCGTCGCCATGATCCTGTGGGCGCGGCACTCGGACCGCACTGGCGAGCGGACCTGGCATGTGGTCTGGGCCTGCCTGATCGCCGCCGCGGGCCTCGCCTATGCCGGACTCGCGACCGGCGTCGTCGCCGTGCTGGTTGCGCTGGCGCTGGTGAACATCGGCATCTCCTCCGCCAAGCCGCCGCTGTGGAGCATGCCGACGCTGTTTCTGTCCGGCCCCGCGGCGGCGGCCGGCATCGCCACCATCAACTCGATCGGCAATCTCGGCGGCTTCGTCGGGCCCGCCATAATCGGATGGATCAAGGACCAGACCGGCAGTTTCGTCGGCGGGCTCTACTTCGTCGCCGGCCTGCTCGTTCTCTCGGCAGTCCTAACCCTGCTATTGTCGCGCGCGCAGACCGCGCCGGCCGAACCCGTCCCGCAGCCCCACTGA